The following are from one region of the Neurospora crassa OR74A linkage group III, whole genome shotgun sequence genome:
- the des gene encoding ATP synthase subunit delta has protein sequence MNSLRIARAALRVRPTAVRAPLQRRGYAEAVADKIKLSLSLPHQAIYKSQDVVQVNIPAVSGEMGVLANHVPSIEQLKPGLVEVIEESGSNKQYFLSGGFAVVQPGSKLSINAVEGYALEDFSAEAVRAQIAEAQKIVSGGGSQQDIAEAQVELEVLESLQAVLK, from the exons CGTCCGCGCCCCCCTCCAGCGCAGAGGGTATGCTGAGGCCGTCGCCGACAAG ATCAAGCTCAGCCTTTCCCTCCCTCACCAG GCCATCTACAAGTCCCAGGATGTCGTCCAGGTCAACATCCCCGCCGTCTCCGGTGAGATGGGTGTCCTTGCCAACCACGTTCCCTCCATCGAGCAGCTGAAGCCCGGCCTTGTCGAGGTCATCGAGGAGAGCGGCAGCAACAAGCAGTACTTCC TTTCCGGTGGTTTTGCCGTTGTCCAGCCCGGCTCTAAGCTCAGCATCAACGCCGTTGAGGGTTACGCCCTTGAGGACTTCAGCGCCGAGGCCGTCCGCGCCCAGATCGCCGAGGCCCAGAAGATTGTcagcggtggtggtagccAGCAAGACATTGCTGAGGCCCAGGTTGAGCTCGAG GTCCTCGAGTCCCTCCAGGCTGTTCTCAAATAG
- a CDS encoding alkB protein, variant: MTSLLFPGSLFHSLITMTGQKKVERAPKARWRQLTHRRLQTWPSDLVKNTLLDGQPLPAWLEEPIISRLLSVPVLPSSSDSSGDEKEKQQQQHIFADSPHGRPNHVLINEYPPNTGIMPHKDGAAYHPVVCTVSLGSSLCLNLYKAKEDGALDSEPVWRILQEPRSLLITTADLYTEYLHGIDPLSADVNMSERTIANWSLLREPSLYQNGENQRGVRVSLTYRDVLKVSKLGSKLGPMFNRRP, translated from the coding sequence ATGACTAGCTTGTTGTTCCCTGGCTCCCTTTTTCATTCTCTAATCACCATGACGGGCCAAAAAAAGGTTGAGAGGGCTCCTAAAGCAAGATGGCGTCAACTGACCCATCGCCGACTTCAAACATGGCCTTCGGATCTGGTTAAAAATACCCTCTTAGATGGCCAACCATTACCAGCTTGGCTAGAAGAACCGATCATCTCGCGTTTGCTCTCCGTCCCAGTTTTGCCGTCCTCATCCGATAGCAGTGGCGATGAGAaagagaagcagcagcagcagcacatcTTCGCGGATAGCCCCCACGGCCGGCCTAACCACGTCCTTATTAACGAATACCCTCCTAACACGGGCATTATGCCGCACAAGGACGGAGCGGCATACCACCCCGTGGTTTGCACAGTGAGCCTTGGATCGAGTCTGTGCCTCAACCTCTACAAGGCCAAAGAAGACGGGGCCCTTGATTCGGAGCCCGTGTGGAGAATTCTCCAAGAGCCGCGCAGCTTGTTAATTACCACCGCGGACCTGTACACTGAATACCTTCATGGCATTGACCCTCTTTCGGCCGACGTGAACATGTCGGAGCGGACCATTGCAAACTGGAGTCTTCTCCGCGAGCCGTCGCTGTACCAAAACGGGGAAAACCAGAGGGGAGTCCGGGTCAGCCTCACGTATCGCGATGTTCTGAAAGTCTCCAAGCTGGGGAGCAAGCTGGGTCCTATGTTTAACCGTCGTCCGTGA
- a CDS encoding 3-oxo-5-alpha-steroid 4-dehydrogenase, with translation MEDLWKPLLDNTTLAALLQRLNDITPSQWCQAYYLFAAGAVVAVAAMPNEVSRRLVDYGARKVQSVKVSRSGSRSSEGKEENDTGRGTGSEAEVKAKANRVERGGDKNWLLSLTDTLTSYGQVPHSWFITFYVASMACSLLWFWQFAVDGRVLRVVTCSQASPTAKGGDERGGVSASSVTLGQVGLAWTMMFLQGSRRLYEDSLVHGKSKSTMWIVHWVLGLSYYLFTSVAVWVEGSGAILEYQSTGAIDYTMPSFKSLVGTFMFLYASVNQYRCHRHLAGLKKYSLPDLGLFRYLICPHYFCECLVYLSLAIVAAPQGELLNKTLLCALVFVVVNLGVTAAGTRKWYAEKFGSKAVETKWDMIPFIL, from the exons ATGGAAGACCTGTGGAAGCCATTACTCGACAACACTACACTAGCAGCGCTTCTACAGAGGCTGAACGATATCACCCCCTCACAATGGTGCCAAGCCTACTACCTCTTTGCCGCGGGCGCGGTGGTGGCCGTAGCAGCCATGCCCAATGAAGTGAGCAGGAGGCTGGTTGATTATGGGGCGAGGAAAGTTCAGTCCGTAAAGGTGTCTCGGTCTGGGTCTAGATCTTCTgaggggaaagaggagaaCGACACCGGCAGGGGCACGGGAAGTGAAGCCGAAGTCAAAGCCAAAGCCAACCGTGTGGAGCGTGGCGGCGACAAGAACTGGTTGCTCTCCTTAACCGACACCCTCACCTCCTACGGCCAAGTTCCGCACTCCTGGTTCATCACGTTTTACGTGGCATCTATGGCATGCTCGCTGTTATGGTTTTGGCAGTTTGCTGTTGATGGGAGGGTGTTGAGGGTGGTTACTTGCAGTCAAGCCTCGCCTACGGCGAAGGGGGGAGatgaaagaggaggagtgtcGGCGTCTTCAGTTACTCTCGGTCAAGTCGGCCTGGCCTGGACGATGATGTTCCTCCAGGGAAGCAGACGGCTGTATGAAGACTCGTTGGTGCACGGAAAGTCCAAATCTACCATGTGGATCGTGCATTGGGTTTTGGGGCTCAGTTATTATCTGTTTACCAGCGTGGCTGTTTGGGTTGAGGGATCTG GGGCCATACTGGAGTACCAATCCACAGGAGCAATCGATTATACCATGCCATCTTTCAAGTCGTTGGTTGGAACCTTCATGTTCCTCTACGCTTCAGTCAACCAGTACAGATGTCACAGGCACCTCGCCGGGTTGAAGAAGTACTCCCTTCCTGATCTGGGCCTGTTCCGCTACCTGATCTGTCCTCACTACTTCTGCGAATGTCTGGTCTACCTTTCACTCGCGATCGTTGCCGCTCCCCAGGGAGAGCTGCTTAACAAGACGCTCTTGTGCGCTTTGGTGTTTGTCGTGGTCAACCTCGGGGTGACGGCAGCGGGTACGCGGAAGTGGTACGCCGAGAAGTTTGGGAGCAAGGCGGTAGAAACAAAATGGGACATGATACCCTTCATTTTGTGA
- a CDS encoding alkB protein, with product MASSQFSLPPSLEASRIAGLPPSAYYIADFISEEEEQKILEKVERAPKARWRQLTHRRLQTWPSDLVKNTLLDGQPLPAWLEEPIISRLLSVPVLPSSSDSSGDEKEKQQQQHIFADSPHGRPNHVLINEYPPNTGIMPHKDGAAYHPVVCTVSLGSSLCLNLYKAKEDGALDSEPVWRILQEPRSLLITTADLYTEYLHGIDPLSADVNMSERTIANWSLLREPSLYQNGENQRGVRVSLTYRDVLKVSKLGSKLGPMFNRRP from the exons ATGGCGTCCTCCCAGTTCAGCCTGCCGCCTTCCCTCGAGGCGAGCCGTATAGCAGGCCTGCCGCCCTCGGCTTATTACATTGCGGATTTCATcagtgaagaggaggaacagaAGATTCTTGAAAAG GTTGAGAGGGCTCCTAAAGCAAGATGGCGTCAACTGACCCATCGCCGACTTCAAACATGGCCTTCGGATCTGGTTAAAAATACCCTCTTAGATGGCCAACCATTACCAGCTTGGCTAGAAGAACCGATCATCTCGCGTTTGCTCTCCGTCCCAGTTTTGCCGTCCTCATCCGATAGCAGTGGCGATGAGAaagagaagcagcagcagcagcacatcTTCGCGGATAGCCCCCACGGCCGGCCTAACCACGTCCTTATTAACGAATACCCTCCTAACACGGGCATTATGCCGCACAAGGACGGAGCGGCATACCACCCCGTGGTTTGCACAGTGAGCCTTGGATCGAGTCTGTGCCTCAACCTCTACAAGGCCAAAGAAGACGGGGCCCTTGATTCGGAGCCCGTGTGGAGAATTCTCCAAGAGCCGCGCAGCTTGTTAATTACCACCGCGGACCTGTACACTGAATACCTTCATGGCATTGACCCTCTTTCGGCCGACGTGAACATGTCGGAGCGGACCATTGCAAACTGGAGTCTTCTCCGCGAGCCGTCGCTGTACCAAAACGGGGAAAACCAGAGGGGAGTCCGGGTCAGCCTCACGTATCGCGATGTTCTGAAAGTCTCCAAGCTGGGGAGCAAGCTGGGTCCTATGTTTAACCGTCGTCCGTGA